The window GGAGCAAATTGCTTTATTATTGGTCCCTGATTGAAAGCTACATTATCTTTGTATGCTGAAACTAAATAATTGGGATTTTTTTCAGATGTCCTCCTGATTAATTGAAAAAGAGTGAACTTTTTATTCACTCCATCAATTATAAATGTTCCATTAAATATCTTGTGTCGGCAGTGCTCTGAATTCACTTGTGAAAAACCAAACACTTCACTATCAGTAAGATGTCTTCCTAATCTTTTACTTACTCCATTAAGATAATCTATCTCTTCTTCGCTTAAAGCCAATCCTTCCAAAGAATTAAAATTGGCAATATTTTTTACTAAAATGATACCTTCTGGTTTTTTATTTATGGTGAAAATATCTTGTCCAATGCTACGATATAATTGATAAAGCATTGGATCATATGTTGTTTTTAGTTCTTTTTCAGAAAGAGTTTGAGATAAAAGTTGAAACTTTTCTATTCTTAGAATTCCCTTTATGCCCATAATTTGGGTAATTTCCATTGCATTAGTACTCCATGGAGTAATCATTTCACGACGAGGTCCTACTACAAGGACATCTATATGACTGTCTTTTAGCAATTCTGCTCCCCCAAAAAGCCAAATCAATTTATCTATATCTGTACTATTTAATTCTTGAATTGTTTGGACTGCTAAAATAGAATTAGTAATTGCTTTAAAAAAAAATACCATTTCCAGATTATAAAAATTTTGTACACTTCTTTCCTCTGACAAAAATAAAGAAAATGTCCAAAATGCTAAGATAATAAATGAATAAGCAGTACGTAATTAATCAATCCCCTTTTTTCTATAAATTTGTATTATCAAAAATTTAAGATTTATGACATTATGGTAATGTTTTGTCATTCGCTGATTTTTTATTGGATTGAAATAGTGCCTCTATTATTTTTCCCTAAGATTTTGGAAACCGAATCGTTTGGAATTGAACGGACACAATCTCATATCCAGACTAGTTCGGCAAAATTAAAACTAGTAGAAACAGATTCTTTATATGATGTTATTAGCGAGATACCTGTAATCATAGAAAAAGACACTTTATTCTACATATATAAAGGCAGTGGAGGGCTACGCCCTATACAAAGAGCAATTCAAATTCAATCTACCATTGAAAAGCTAGGTAAAAAAAATGGAATAAATCCCGACAAAGTTTGTATTATCTCAGATAATTACACGACCAATATAACATATGATGGTAAGCCAATTATGACTTTGACCGATAAAGATGCTTACTGTACTCAAATGTCTCGAAGAGATTTAGCTGTATTGAATAAAACAATTATTGTTAAAGCACTGAAAACATTGCAAAAAAAACATAGGCTAGAAAATTCAATTAAAAATATTGTTCTAGTTTTATTAATATTAACAATTCAGTACATTTTATTTAAGGCAACAAATAAGGGGTATTGGAATTTGCGAAAAAAGGTAAAATTAATACGAAAAAAACGATTAAAGCCATTTTTTATCAAAAACTATGAATTGCTTAACGTTGGAAGACAAATAAGAATTATTTATGCTTTATTGAAAGCATTGAGATTCGTCGTTATTACTATTCAGTTACTAATATTTTTCCCTATTATTTTTAGCATCTTCCCTCAAACAGAAAATTTATCGATACAAATCTTTTCTTATATATGGAGTCCAATAAAAAAGATAGGTGTGGGCATTGTCCAATATATACCCAATTTATTTACTATCATAATTATTTGGATAATATTTTATTATGTAATAAAAGGAGTTAGAGCATTAGCAGAGGAAATTGAAAAGGAACGATTAAAATTACACGGATTTTATCCAGATTGGGCAAAACCAACATTTGGCATCATACGATTTTTATTATATGCTTTTATGATTGCTTTAATCTATCCCTACTTACCTCATTCTGAATCAGATGCATTTAAAGGTGTTTCAGTTTTAGTAGGCTTGATATTTTCCCTTGGCTCTAGTTCAGCTATCAGTAATTTAGTAGCTGGAATAATCATCACTTATATGCGTCCGTTCAAAATAGGAGATATGATAAAAATAAATGATATCATGGGAAATGTTATTGAAAAGACACCTATCGTAACTCGTATTTTAACTATAAAAAACGAAATAGTAACTATTTCTAATGCTACAGTAATTAATGCACAAACTACTAATCTGAGTGAATCGGCAAGAACAAACGGATTAATCTTACATTTCGATGTAACTTTTGGATACGATACTCCTTGGCGAATTATACATAAAATTCTTCTTGACGGAGCAGAAGCCACACCCAATATTTTAAAGGAACCCCATCCTTTTGTTCTCGAAACAAGTTTTGGGGATTTTTATACTACTTATCAAATAAACGCCTATATAAATGACGCTGATAAATTGATACAATCTTTTTCTGAACTAAGGCAAAATATTCAAGATAAATTCAGCGAAGCTGGTCTTAGTATGGTTGCTCCCCACTATTATAAGCAGAATATGAAAATGACAAGAGAAGCAAAATAACTTTTTTGCAAAGTTATTTTGCTTCTACCTAATTTATCTACCTAAATTTTTGAGTTTTTGTATTCTAGCTTTCATTTGACAAATAATAGTTTCATGATAATCATCATTATCTGCTGTTGTCATCCATTTAATTATTAAAACAAGTAACTCTCTATCATAAGGGAAAATATAGTACAAACACATATTGTAATCCACGATGATATCATCATTTTAAATTTGAGTAACTCAGTTTAAATTTGGATTTATTTGAGATTGCGTACGCACCTCGTTACCAACAACTTGCATACGACTTGTTGAATCCTTTTGTTTTTGTACACTAGTAGATGTCGCTGAAATAAAAAGATTTCTGGCAATATTTTTATTAGGAAGATCTTTTTCAATTTCTTTTTTTAAGATTTCATTATTAATTCGGCCAATTTGATCATTTATCTCTCTTGTTTTTATCGGCAAAATCATCTTTAAAAAGAATTTGATCAAGTATATAATAGAACCAATAATTAACACAAGACAAGCAAGCAGAAAACGGTAAGATCCATGGGATGAAATCAGACGTAAAAAAGCATTATTACTCCTCTTATTTTACCATTAATGAGAATAATTATTCTTTTCTACTTGAAAAGTATAACCAATAAATCCCAGAGTGTAGCAATAATAAGCATTGCCGATAAATATTGTTTCACAGTCTCTACCGTTACTTGACTACAATCGTTTATAATCTCAGGATTGTATCCTGTAAGAAAACAACCAAATCTTATCTATCAACTTTTCATATTTCTTGATATTTTTTATATAATCGAATCTTTTTCATTTAGAGAATCTCTCACTATATCTTTGATTATTTTTTGAAGCCTTTTTCAACTTCAATGACTTGTTTCAGTTTTTTTCGTTAAATCTACTCCGTAGAGGAGGAGTACATAGATAACTGATTGAATAAGCGATGAAATTCATCTTGTAAAATCTTTCTGGTAAGCAAAAAATATGTCTCTATAAATATTTCCTTGATTATTTTCCAAACCGTTCTCTATATTCTTGATTTCCTCAGTATACGAAAGTACTTTTTCTTTTATGATTTGAAGTTTTTCACTAGACTCATAAGCCCTTATTTGCTTTGGAGAGCAAAATGAAAGTCAACATCATGCATTTTATTTTCGTAACCAGCCTTAACTTTTCTTATCAAAATTTGTAAGTCATTTTGATAAGATCGACATTCGCCATCTAATTATCAGGATTTATTAACGCACCATTGTATCCTTGATTTTCAAGGTCTTTATAACGGAAAATTAAAAATTGACTTCTATCTCTTTCGTATAATCACAAATATCTTTCCATTTAATTGACTCATAATTAGGCAATATTCGTTCTATTTCCTCAATCACTATACCTCTTACGTTTGATTGATTTTGTAAATTGTCATTATATCAATTAAACGGTAATAATTTTTTATTAAAAAACTTATAATAAATCCATAAAAACAATAAACTTATTTCGTATATCCTATGTATTTCATACAGCTACAGACTAGTAAAAAAATACTAGTCATTTTCTATTATTAGAAATAATAAATGGTTTTTTACATTACTTAATGAAGTAATCTTTCATCAAGGAATCATAATAATTGCCTCTAGAGAGTTTTCCATTAATTAAAATAACAGCTTCTATTTTGCCTTTACAACATATTTTATTATCAATTTTGCGGCGAATACTTTGATGAAAAATAACTTTTGCTCCTTTTCGTTCAATCATCAAAAAAGAAATAAAAACATCATCTCCACGAAGCGAATATTTATAGTCTAATTCAACATGTGTTATAACAGAATCTATCCCTTTTTGATGTGCATCTGCAAAAGACAGTCCTATATAGAGTAAAAATTCATGTCTTGTATTTTCAAAATAATGCAAATAATTGGCATTATTTACAATTCCTTGTGAATCACATTCATAATCACGCACTTTCATTTCTAT of the Candidatus Azobacteroides pseudotrichonymphae genomovar. CFP2 genome contains:
- a CDS encoding mechanosensitive ion channel family protein, with protein sequence MVMFCHSLIFYWIEIVPLLFFPKILETESFGIERTQSHIQTSSAKLKLVETDSLYDVISEIPVIIEKDTLFYIYKGSGGLRPIQRAIQIQSTIEKLGKKNGINPDKVCIISDNYTTNITYDGKPIMTLTDKDAYCTQMSRRDLAVLNKTIIVKALKTLQKKHRLENSIKNIVLVLLILTIQYILFKATNKGYWNLRKKVKLIRKKRLKPFFIKNYELLNVGRQIRIIYALLKALRFVVITIQLLIFFPIIFSIFPQTENLSIQIFSYIWSPIKKIGVGIVQYIPNLFTIIIIWIIFYYVIKGVRALAEEIEKERLKLHGFYPDWAKPTFGIIRFLLYAFMIALIYPYLPHSESDAFKGVSVLVGLIFSLGSSSAISNLVAGIIITYMRPFKIGDMIKINDIMGNVIEKTPIVTRILTIKNEIVTISNATVINAQTTNLSESARTNGLILHFDVTFGYDTPWRIIHKILLDGAEATPNILKEPHPFVLETSFGDFYTTYQINAYINDADKLIQSFSELRQNIQDKFSEAGLSMVAPHYYKQNMKMTREAK
- a CDS encoding acyl-CoA thioesterase yields the protein MGKFFEIEMKVRDYECDSQGIVNNANYLHYFENTRHEFLLYIGLSFADAHQKGIDSVITHVELDYKYSLRGDDVFISFLMIERKGAKVIFHQSIRRKIDNKICCKGKIEAVILINGKLSRGNYYDSLMKDYFIK